In a genomic window of Aricia agestis chromosome 2, ilAriAges1.1, whole genome shotgun sequence:
- the LOC121736300 gene encoding U-scoloptoxin(01)-Er1a-like, whose protein sequence is MSDSVLVVLSQRPQDFAVYHLLHLTHDPPLHPALASPPTTRFSCAGRQRGYYADVESGCQAYHFCWRQQLVSTDLCSNGTLFNEQFQVCDHFYNVRCGSPYEDL, encoded by the exons ATGTCGGACAGCG TGCTGGTGGTCCTCTCTCAGCGCCCCCAGGACTTCGCAGTCTACCACCTGCTGCACTTGACACATGACCCTCCGCTACATCCCGCGCTCGCGAGCCCCCCGACCACCCGGTTCAGCTGCGCCGGCCGACAGAGGGGGTACTACGCTGACGTGGAGTCTGGCTGCCAG GCATACCACTTCTGCTGGCGCCAGCAACTCGTCAGCACGGATCTCTGTTCTAATGGAACTCTCTTTAACGAACAATTTCAA GTGTGCGACCACTTTTACAACGTCCGTTGTGGATCTCCCTATGAAG